In Streptomyces seoulensis, the following are encoded in one genomic region:
- a CDS encoding ROK family protein encodes MSGMADPRKAGAGPISRARLDRGRGALGPALELVHTGRAPTRAVLTAELGVTRATAGAVAAELEALGLIRVDARPSAPAGSQGRPSHRLEVAENGPVALAAQVHTDGFRAALVGLGGRIVATTPGCEAVDADPAKVLGAVVEAGADLLRATGRRCVGAGLAVPSAVAEPDGLALNPLHLAWPAGEPVRRIFTDLVHAAGITGPAFAGNDVNLAALAEHRHGAGRGARHLLCVATGHRGVGGALVLDGRLHTGSSGLALEVGHLTVNPEGRVCHCGSRGCLDVEADPLALLTEAGLDPGPEVSLLDQADDLLRTRYAEPAVRAAAETLIDRLGLGLAGLVNILNPDRVILGGLHRGLLNADPERLRAVVAERSLWGQSGSVPILPCTLDHDSLVGAAELAWQPVLDDPLAALR; translated from the coding sequence ATGAGCGGCATGGCGGACCCCCGGAAGGCGGGGGCAGGACCCATCTCACGGGCGCGGCTGGACCGGGGACGCGGTGCCCTCGGGCCCGCCCTCGAGCTGGTGCACACCGGACGCGCCCCGACCCGCGCCGTGCTCACCGCCGAACTCGGCGTCACCCGCGCCACCGCCGGTGCCGTCGCCGCCGAACTGGAGGCGCTCGGCCTGATCAGGGTCGACGCCCGCCCCAGCGCCCCCGCCGGTTCCCAGGGCCGCCCCTCGCACCGCCTGGAGGTCGCCGAGAACGGGCCCGTCGCGCTGGCCGCGCAAGTGCACACCGACGGCTTCCGCGCCGCCCTGGTCGGCCTCGGCGGACGGATCGTGGCGACCACGCCCGGCTGCGAGGCCGTCGACGCGGACCCTGCCAAGGTGCTCGGCGCGGTGGTGGAGGCGGGCGCCGACCTGCTGCGCGCCACCGGCCGCCGCTGCGTGGGCGCCGGACTCGCCGTGCCGTCCGCCGTAGCCGAACCCGACGGGCTCGCCCTCAACCCCCTCCACCTGGCCTGGCCCGCCGGGGAGCCGGTGCGCCGCATCTTCACCGACCTCGTGCACGCCGCCGGGATCACCGGCCCCGCCTTCGCGGGCAACGACGTCAACCTCGCCGCGCTCGCCGAACACCGGCACGGCGCGGGCCGGGGCGCCCGGCACCTGCTGTGCGTGGCCACCGGGCACCGGGGTGTCGGCGGCGCCCTCGTCCTCGACGGCCGCCTGCACACCGGGAGTTCGGGCCTCGCCCTGGAGGTCGGCCACCTCACCGTCAATCCCGAGGGCCGCGTCTGCCACTGCGGCAGCCGGGGCTGCCTCGACGTCGAGGCCGACCCGCTCGCCCTGCTCACGGAGGCCGGCCTCGATCCCGGCCCCGAGGTCTCACTCCTCGACCAGGCCGACGACCTGCTGCGCACCCGGTACGCCGAGCCCGCCGTACGCGCCGCCGCCGAGACCCTGATCGACCGGCTCGGACTGGGGCTCGCCGGACTGGTGAACATCCTCAACCCCGACCGCGTCATCCTCGGCGGACTGCACCGGGGCCTGCTCAACGCCGACCCCGAGCGGCTGCGGGCGGTCGTCGCCGAGCGCAGCCTGTGGGGACAGAGCGGCAGTGTCCCCATCCTGCCGTGCACCCTGGACCATGACAGCCTGGTCGGCGCCGCCGAACTCGCCTGGCAGCCGGTCCTCGACGACCCGCTCGCGGCGCTGCGGTGA
- a CDS encoding nitroreductase/quinone reductase family protein codes for MSSAPYYLKASPLGTWFNGLVGKLARLGVSLAGSAELSVRGRRSGEMQRIPVNPHTYEGERYLVSARGHSQWVRNMRVAHGGELRVGRKVRPFRAVELPDAEKLPILRTYLERWGWQVDKFFAGVTASSPDAEILAAASDHPVFRITVTD; via the coding sequence ATGTCGTCCGCGCCGTACTACCTGAAGGCAAGCCCGCTCGGCACGTGGTTCAACGGGCTGGTCGGCAAGCTGGCCCGCCTCGGTGTCAGCCTGGCGGGCAGTGCGGAGCTGTCGGTGCGCGGCCGCAGGAGCGGCGAGATGCAGCGCATCCCGGTCAACCCGCACACCTACGAGGGCGAGCGGTACCTCGTCTCGGCGCGCGGACACTCCCAGTGGGTGCGCAACATGCGTGTGGCGCACGGCGGTGAGCTGCGGGTCGGCCGGAAGGTGCGGCCGTTTCGCGCGGTGGAGCTGCCGGACGCGGAGAAGCTGCCGATACTGCGGACCTACCTGGAGCGCTGGGGCTGGCAGGTCGACAAGTTCTTCGCCGGGGTGACCGCGAGCAGCCCCGACGCGGAGATCCTCGCGGCCGCCTCCGACCACCCGGTGTTCCGGATCACCGTCACGGACTGA
- a CDS encoding DeoR/GlpR family DNA-binding transcription regulator, with the protein MSENQNLLAEQRRALIVDEVRRRGGVRVNELTRQLGVSDMTVRRDLDALARQGVLEKVHGGAVPVVEASTHEPGFEAKSGLEPTAKEEIARAAARLVAPGSAIALSGGTTTYTLARRLLEVPDLTVVTNSVRVADVFHTAQRTTGRRPGAATVVLTGGVRTPSDSLVGPVADRAIAALHFDVLFLGVHGISVEAGLSTPNLAEAETNRQLVRSARRVVVVADHTKWGTVGLSSFAALHEVDTLVTDGGLPAEARAEISERLRRLVVAGEPEDDEEPEGPEED; encoded by the coding sequence GTGAGCGAGAATCAGAACCTCCTCGCGGAGCAGCGGCGCGCTCTGATCGTGGACGAGGTCCGGCGGCGGGGCGGGGTCCGGGTCAACGAACTGACCCGGCAGCTGGGCGTCTCGGACATGACCGTGCGCCGCGATCTGGACGCGCTGGCCCGGCAGGGTGTGCTGGAAAAGGTGCACGGCGGTGCGGTCCCGGTGGTCGAGGCGAGCACGCACGAGCCGGGTTTCGAGGCCAAGTCGGGCCTGGAGCCGACCGCCAAGGAGGAGATCGCGCGGGCGGCCGCGCGCCTGGTGGCGCCGGGTTCCGCGATCGCGCTGTCCGGCGGTACGACCACCTACACGCTCGCCCGCCGGCTCCTGGAGGTGCCCGACCTGACCGTGGTGACGAACTCGGTGCGGGTCGCGGACGTGTTCCACACCGCGCAACGCACCACGGGCCGGCGGCCGGGCGCGGCCACGGTGGTGCTGACCGGCGGGGTGCGCACCCCCTCCGACTCCCTGGTGGGTCCGGTCGCGGACCGGGCCATCGCCGCCCTCCACTTCGATGTGCTGTTCCTCGGCGTGCACGGCATATCGGTGGAGGCCGGACTGTCCACGCCGAACCTCGCGGAGGCGGAGACCAACCGGCAGCTGGTGCGCTCGGCGCGCCGGGTCGTGGTGGTCGCCGACCACACCAAGTGGGGCACGGTGGGCCTGAGTTCGTTCGCCGCGCTGCACGAGGTGGACACGCTCGTCACGGACGGCGGGCTGCCCGCCGAGGCCCGTGCGGAGATCTCCGAGCGGCTGCGGCGCCTGGTGGTGGCGGGCGAGCCGGAGGACGACGAGGAGCCCGAGGGCCCCGAAGAGGACTGA
- a CDS encoding class II fructose-bisphosphate aldolase, which yields MPLTTTGELITRAARLRTAVAAFNIITLEHIEAVVMGAEAAGAPVVLQVSENAVKFRNGHLQPLAHAAVSAAEQAAVPVALHLDHVQSDGLLRRAPDAGFSSVMYDAARLPYAENLAATLAAADWAHAQGLWIEAELGQIGGKAGSPPLDAHAPGARTDPAEARDFVARTGVDALAVAVGSTHAMTTRTAGLDHALLKRLSAELAVPLVLHGSSGVPDDELARAVEGGIGKVNVGTALNTALTRAVRDHLGRHPGTVDPRTYLADGRTAMAEEVARIIRVLGVSPA from the coding sequence GTGCCTCTCACCACCACCGGTGAACTGATCACCCGGGCAGCCCGACTCCGTACCGCCGTGGCCGCGTTCAACATCATCACCCTCGAACACATCGAGGCCGTCGTCATGGGAGCCGAAGCGGCCGGAGCGCCCGTCGTGCTCCAAGTGAGCGAGAACGCGGTTAAGTTCAGGAACGGCCACCTCCAGCCGCTCGCCCACGCCGCCGTCTCCGCCGCCGAACAGGCCGCCGTCCCGGTGGCGTTGCACCTCGACCACGTCCAGAGCGACGGCCTTCTGCGTCGCGCCCCCGACGCCGGGTTCAGCTCGGTGATGTACGACGCCGCCCGCCTGCCCTACGCCGAGAACCTGGCCGCCACGCTCGCGGCCGCCGACTGGGCGCACGCCCAAGGTCTCTGGATCGAGGCCGAGTTGGGCCAGATAGGCGGCAAGGCCGGCAGCCCCCCGCTGGACGCCCACGCCCCAGGAGCCCGTACCGACCCCGCCGAGGCGCGGGACTTCGTCGCGCGGACCGGTGTCGACGCGCTGGCCGTGGCCGTCGGCAGCACCCACGCCATGACCACCCGTACCGCCGGCCTGGACCACGCCCTGCTCAAGCGGCTCTCCGCCGAACTGGCCGTACCCCTGGTGCTGCACGGCTCCTCGGGCGTGCCGGACGACGAGCTGGCGCGGGCGGTGGAGGGCGGCATCGGCAAGGTCAACGTCGGCACCGCGCTCAACACGGCCCTCACCCGGGCCGTCCGTGACCACCTCGGCCGGCACCCCGGGACGGTCGACCCGCGCACCTACCTCGCCGACGGCCGCACGGCCATGGCCGAGGAGGTGGCCCGAATTATCCGCGTACTGGGCGTCAGCCCTGCTTGA
- a CDS encoding PLP-dependent cysteine synthase family protein — protein MSTTPPARTGVTLDVDRSDAVYRDWLKEAVRKVQADANRSADTHLLRFPLPEEWGIDLYLKDESTHPTGSLKHRLARSLFLYGLCNGWIRPDRPVIEASSGSTAVSEAYFASLIGVPFIAVMPRTTSAEKCRLIEFHGGRCHFVDDPRTMYAESARLAAETGGHFMDQFTYAERATDWRGNNNIAESIFRQLALERYPVPTWIVATAGTGGTSATLARYVHYLQHDTRVCVADPENSCFFEGWTTGDPDVTYDCGSRIEGIGRPRMEPSFVPGAIDRMMKVPDAASVAAVRALERALGRKAGGSTGTGLWSSLKIVSEMVAEGRNGSVVTLLCDPGDRYLDKYYSDSWLEEQNLDIGPYTAAIESLLATGVWPG, from the coding sequence GTGAGCACCACCCCACCGGCCCGGACCGGCGTCACCCTCGATGTCGACCGCAGTGACGCCGTCTACCGGGACTGGCTGAAAGAGGCCGTGCGCAAGGTCCAGGCGGATGCGAACCGCTCGGCGGACACGCATCTGCTGCGCTTCCCGCTGCCCGAGGAATGGGGCATCGACCTGTACCTCAAGGACGAGTCGACCCACCCGACCGGCAGCCTCAAGCACCGCCTCGCCCGCTCCCTCTTCCTCTACGGCCTGTGCAACGGCTGGATCCGTCCCGACCGCCCGGTGATCGAGGCGTCCAGCGGCTCGACCGCCGTCTCCGAGGCGTACTTCGCCTCCCTGATCGGGGTCCCGTTCATCGCCGTCATGCCGCGCACCACGAGCGCCGAGAAGTGCCGGCTCATCGAGTTCCACGGCGGCCGCTGCCACTTCGTGGACGACCCGCGCACCATGTACGCCGAGTCCGCGCGGCTCGCGGCCGAGACCGGCGGCCACTTCATGGACCAGTTCACCTACGCCGAGCGCGCCACCGACTGGCGCGGCAACAACAACATCGCCGAGTCGATCTTCCGGCAGCTCGCGCTGGAGCGGTACCCGGTGCCCACCTGGATCGTCGCCACGGCCGGCACCGGCGGCACCTCCGCCACCCTCGCCCGCTATGTGCACTACCTCCAGCACGACACCCGGGTCTGTGTGGCCGACCCCGAGAACTCCTGCTTCTTCGAGGGCTGGACCACCGGCGACCCGGACGTCACCTACGACTGCGGCTCCCGTATCGAGGGGATCGGGCGGCCGCGCATGGAGCCCAGCTTCGTGCCCGGCGCGATCGACCGCATGATGAAGGTCCCGGACGCCGCGAGCGTGGCCGCCGTACGCGCGCTGGAGCGGGCGCTCGGCCGCAAGGCGGGCGGGTCCACCGGGACCGGGCTGTGGAGCTCGCTGAAGATCGTGTCCGAGATGGTGGCCGAGGGCCGGAACGGCAGTGTGGTCACCCTGCTCTGCGACCCCGGCGACCGCTACCTGGACAAGTACTACTCGGACAGCTGGCTGGAGGAGCAGAACCTCGACATCGGGCCGTACACGGCCGCGATCGAATCGCTGCTGGCCACGGGCGTGTGGCCGGGCTGA
- a CDS encoding DeoR/GlpR family DNA-binding transcription regulator, producing the protein MARDTRWQALLELLAERGRLDVEEAAAELAVSAATIRRDLDGLAEQRMLVRTRGGAVAHGVSYELPLRYKTARHASEKQRIAAAVAELVAPGEAVGLTGGTTTTEVARALAVRPDLAAGSPALTVVTNALNIAGELAVRPQFKIVVTGGVARPQSFELVGPLADGVLGAVTLDVAVLGVGAFDPVHGAAAHDESEAAVNRLLCERAERVVVAADSSKLQRRAFARICGPEPVDTLVTDTAVAPETVRRFEEAGVRVLAV; encoded by the coding sequence ATGGCGCGGGACACCCGCTGGCAGGCACTGCTCGAACTCCTCGCGGAGCGGGGCCGGCTGGACGTCGAGGAGGCGGCGGCCGAGCTGGCGGTGTCGGCGGCGACCATCCGCCGGGACCTCGACGGGCTGGCCGAGCAGCGGATGCTCGTACGGACGCGGGGCGGGGCGGTGGCGCACGGGGTGTCGTACGAGCTGCCGTTGCGCTACAAGACGGCCCGGCACGCCTCCGAGAAGCAGCGGATCGCGGCCGCGGTGGCGGAACTGGTGGCGCCGGGCGAGGCGGTGGGGCTGACCGGGGGCACGACGACCACGGAGGTGGCCCGCGCGCTGGCGGTACGCCCCGATCTGGCCGCCGGCTCACCCGCGTTGACCGTGGTCACCAACGCGCTCAACATCGCGGGGGAACTCGCCGTACGGCCGCAGTTCAAGATCGTGGTGACCGGCGGGGTCGCGCGTCCGCAGTCGTTCGAGCTGGTCGGGCCGCTCGCCGACGGGGTGCTCGGCGCGGTCACGCTGGACGTGGCGGTGCTCGGGGTGGGCGCCTTCGACCCGGTGCACGGCGCGGCGGCGCACGACGAGTCGGAGGCGGCGGTCAACCGGCTGCTCTGCGAGCGCGCGGAGCGGGTGGTGGTCGCGGCCGACTCCAGCAAGCTCCAACGGCGGGCGTTCGCCCGGATCTGCGGCCCGGAACCGGTGGACACCCTGGTGACGGACACCGCGGTCGCCCCGGAGACGGTGCGCCGGTTCGAGGAGGCGGGCGTGCGGGTGCTGGCGGTCTGA
- a CDS encoding ATP-binding protein, with the protein MRYWRLDPLIDRAALGVTELLSNVHRHARPDKSCTVELEFQSDRLTVSVRDRDPRLPVVPEGADASDAGPLATCGRGLVMVAAVSESWGCRPDGEDGKVVWFALSATAAPAPLPMAPKPLRAAEKRPEPAQLTVQQPVRAPEPVVVHAPAPEPSVTHGPVRSPEPAVAHAPVATPAPEPALAHAAPEPVAPQPAEPVVVAVASATSAVPG; encoded by the coding sequence TTGCGCTACTGGCGTCTGGACCCCTTGATAGACCGGGCCGCGCTCGGTGTGACCGAGCTGCTCAGCAACGTCCACCGACATGCCCGGCCCGACAAGTCGTGCACCGTGGAGCTGGAGTTCCAGTCCGACCGGCTCACCGTCTCGGTCCGCGACCGCGATCCCCGTCTTCCCGTGGTGCCCGAGGGCGCCGACGCGTCGGACGCCGGACCGCTCGCCACCTGCGGGCGCGGGCTGGTGATGGTGGCCGCCGTCAGCGAGAGCTGGGGGTGCCGCCCGGACGGCGAGGACGGCAAGGTCGTGTGGTTCGCGCTGTCCGCGACCGCCGCCCCGGCCCCGCTTCCCATGGCGCCGAAGCCGCTCCGCGCGGCGGAGAAGCGGCCCGAGCCCGCCCAACTCACCGTCCAGCAACCGGTCCGCGCACCGGAGCCGGTCGTGGTCCACGCACCGGCACCCGAGCCTTCGGTGACACACGGTCCGGTCCGCTCCCCCGAGCCCGCCGTGGCCCACGCCCCGGTCGCCACCCCGGCACCGGAACCCGCTCTGGCCCACGCGGCACCCGAACCCGTGGCCCCTCAACCGGCCGAGCCCGTGGTGGTGGCCGTGGCTTCCGCGACGTCGGCCGTCCCCGGCTGA
- a CDS encoding NUDIX domain-containing protein, with protein sequence MTAELWDVSRLRFEETAPPGLTAAQRTTMDARWAAAVRANPTLFDGPVAALAGYERDGAGGLSVSWTRLTYRFRALRGLPGAPAVAALFVAVLQPCDDGRLLVGRMSPTTSAPGRWQPPGGTLEPPGDGGALDLELLRAHAARELAEETGSDTPADALVPGPVVLGARGSLGFLFTAPPRPARELRERYAELARTETASGVDPEFDRVELIGSLSELRSRPGPLASYLELAARRFFGA encoded by the coding sequence GTGACGGCGGAGCTGTGGGACGTCTCCCGCCTCCGCTTCGAGGAGACCGCCCCGCCCGGTCTCACCGCCGCCCAGCGCACCACGATGGACGCCCGCTGGGCAGCCGCCGTACGCGCCAACCCGACCCTGTTCGACGGCCCGGTGGCCGCGCTCGCCGGGTACGAACGGGACGGCGCGGGCGGCCTGTCGGTCTCCTGGACGAGGCTGACGTACCGGTTCCGCGCCCTGCGCGGGCTGCCGGGCGCGCCGGCCGTCGCGGCCCTGTTCGTTGCCGTGCTCCAGCCCTGCGACGACGGGCGTCTGCTGGTGGGCCGGATGTCGCCCACCACCTCCGCCCCCGGCCGGTGGCAGCCACCCGGCGGGACGCTCGAACCTCCGGGTGACGGGGGCGCGTTGGACTTGGAGCTGCTCCGCGCCCACGCCGCGCGTGAACTGGCCGAGGAGACCGGCTCGGACACCCCCGCCGACGCGCTCGTACCGGGGCCGGTCGTCCTTGGCGCCCGGGGCAGCCTGGGGTTCCTCTTCACCGCCCCGCCGCGGCCCGCGCGCGAACTGCGGGAGCGGTACGCGGAATTGGCGCGCACCGAGACCGCGTCCGGGGTGGACCCCGAGTTCGACCGGGTGGAGTTGATCGGCTCGCTGTCCGAACTCCGTTCGCGGCCCGGCCCGTTGGCGTCCTACCTGGAGTTGGCAGCGAGGCGCTTCTTCGGGGCGTAG
- a CDS encoding alpha-ketoglutarate-dependent dioxygenase AlkB family protein, translated as MDVELFPRERAEAAPGAVHVPHWLDEHRQRALLTACRGWARPPAGLRTVHTPGGGTMTARQVCLGWHWYPYAYARTVVDGDHAPVKPFPAWLGELARDAVADALGPEAVPGDPYDIALINFYDGDARMGMHRDGDERSAAPVVSLSLGDTCVFRFGNTETRTRPYTDVELRSGDLFVFGGPSRLAFHGVPRVLPGTAPPWLGLTGRLNITLRVSGLAASGD; from the coding sequence ATGGACGTGGAACTCTTCCCGCGGGAGCGGGCCGAAGCCGCACCGGGCGCCGTGCACGTCCCGCACTGGCTGGACGAGCACCGGCAGCGCGCGCTGCTCACCGCCTGCCGCGGATGGGCCCGCCCGCCGGCCGGACTGCGCACCGTCCACACCCCCGGCGGCGGCACGATGACCGCCCGGCAGGTCTGCCTCGGCTGGCACTGGTACCCGTACGCCTACGCCCGCACCGTCGTCGACGGCGACCACGCGCCCGTCAAACCCTTCCCGGCCTGGCTCGGCGAACTGGCCCGGGACGCGGTCGCCGATGCCCTCGGCCCGGAAGCGGTCCCCGGCGACCCCTACGACATCGCCCTGATCAACTTCTACGACGGCGACGCCCGCATGGGCATGCACCGCGACGGCGACGAACGCTCCGCGGCCCCGGTGGTCTCCCTCAGTCTGGGCGACACCTGTGTCTTCCGCTTCGGCAACACCGAGACCCGCACCCGCCCCTACACGGACGTGGAGCTGCGCAGCGGCGACCTGTTCGTCTTCGGCGGCCCCTCCCGCCTCGCCTTCCACGGCGTCCCGCGCGTGCTCCCCGGCACCGCGCCGCCCTGGCTGGGCCTGACCGGTCGGCTCAACATCACCCTCCGGGTGAGCGGCCTGGCCGCCTCCGGTGATTGA
- a CDS encoding TetR/AcrR family transcriptional regulator: MSTAEGARARARTEVTAAIKDEARRQLAAEGASKLSLRAVARELGMVSSALYRYFPSRDDLLTALIIDAYDAIGAAAETAHAAVPEGELMRRWTVACEAVRVWALAHPHEYALIYGSPVPGYAAPATTISSAARVAMVLIGVVRDADRGPGLTGLALPAELRTEAERMAADIAPELPVEAAPAMVAAWAELFGLVGFEVFGQFEQVVLDRERFFRHAVTRLGVSVGLPAA; encoded by the coding sequence ATGAGCACCGCAGAGGGCGCCCGCGCACGGGCCAGGACCGAGGTCACCGCGGCCATCAAGGACGAGGCCCGCAGGCAGCTCGCCGCCGAGGGCGCGTCGAAGCTCTCGCTGCGCGCGGTGGCCCGCGAGCTGGGCATGGTGTCCTCCGCGCTGTACCGCTACTTCCCCAGCCGCGACGACCTGCTGACCGCGCTGATCATCGACGCCTACGACGCGATCGGCGCGGCGGCCGAGACCGCCCACGCGGCCGTCCCCGAGGGGGAGCTGATGCGCCGCTGGACGGTCGCCTGCGAGGCGGTACGGGTATGGGCGCTGGCCCACCCGCACGAGTACGCCCTGATCTACGGGTCGCCGGTACCGGGATACGCGGCCCCCGCCACCACCATCTCGTCCGCCGCGCGGGTGGCCATGGTGCTGATCGGGGTCGTCCGCGACGCCGACCGGGGGCCCGGCCTCACCGGCCTGGCACTCCCCGCCGAGCTGCGGACCGAGGCCGAGCGCATGGCGGCGGACATCGCCCCCGAGCTGCCGGTGGAGGCCGCGCCCGCCATGGTCGCCGCCTGGGCGGAGCTGTTCGGGCTGGTCGGGTTCGAGGTGTTCGGGCAGTTCGAGCAGGTGGTGCTCGACCGGGAGCGCTTCTTCCGGCACGCCGTGACCCGGCTCGGTGTGAGCGTGGGCCTGCCGGCCGCCTGA
- a CDS encoding methyltransferase, with amino-acid sequence MTTPWGETELSRFPDDPRDRLRAWDASDAYLLRHLAGEGVDLSGEVVVLGDRWGALATALAAHRPTQITESFLSQEATRANLARAGVGPGTVRLLTTQDPVPERVDVLLVRVPKSLALLEDQLLRLAPSVHAGTVVIGTGMVKEIHTSTLKLFERILGPTRTSLAEQKARLIFCTPDPSLVAPVNPWPYGYTLPDGVGAASGRPVVNHAGVFCADRLDIGTRFFLGHLPETRGRRVVDLGCGNGVVGTAVALADPEAEVLFVDESFQAVASAEATYKANGVPGHAEFRVGDGLAGVASGSVDLVLNNPPFHSHQATSDATSWRMFTGAERALRPGGELWVIGNRHLGYHTKLKRLFGNCELVASDPKFVVLKAVKQG; translated from the coding sequence ATGACGACTCCGTGGGGCGAGACCGAGCTGTCCCGTTTCCCCGATGATCCCCGCGACCGGCTGCGTGCCTGGGACGCCTCCGACGCCTATCTGCTGCGGCATCTGGCCGGGGAAGGGGTGGATCTGTCGGGCGAGGTGGTGGTGCTCGGCGACCGCTGGGGCGCGCTGGCGACGGCGCTCGCCGCACACCGGCCGACGCAGATCACCGAGTCCTTCCTGAGCCAGGAGGCCACGCGGGCCAACCTGGCGCGGGCCGGGGTCGGCCCCGGCACGGTACGGCTGCTGACCACGCAGGACCCGGTGCCGGAGCGGGTGGACGTGCTGCTGGTGCGGGTGCCCAAGAGCCTGGCGCTGCTGGAGGACCAGCTGCTGCGGCTGGCGCCCTCGGTGCACGCGGGGACGGTGGTGATCGGCACCGGCATGGTGAAGGAGATCCACACCTCCACGCTGAAGCTGTTCGAGCGGATTCTCGGGCCGACCCGCACCTCGCTGGCCGAGCAGAAGGCCCGGCTGATCTTCTGCACCCCGGACCCGTCGCTCGTCGCGCCGGTCAACCCCTGGCCGTACGGCTACACCCTGCCGGACGGGGTCGGGGCGGCGTCGGGGCGGCCGGTGGTCAATCACGCGGGTGTCTTCTGCGCCGACCGGCTGGACATCGGCACCCGGTTCTTCCTGGGGCACCTGCCGGAGACGCGCGGGCGCCGGGTGGTGGACCTCGGCTGCGGCAACGGCGTGGTGGGCACGGCGGTGGCGCTGGCCGACCCGGAGGCCGAGGTGCTGTTCGTGGACGAGTCGTTCCAGGCCGTGGCCTCGGCGGAGGCCACGTACAAGGCGAACGGGGTGCCGGGGCACGCCGAGTTCCGGGTCGGGGACGGGCTGGCCGGGGTGGCGTCCGGCAGTGTCGATCTGGTGCTGAACAACCCGCCGTTCCACTCCCACCAGGCCACCAGCGACGCCACGTCCTGGCGGATGTTCACCGGCGCCGAGCGCGCGCTGCGGCCGGGCGGCGAGCTGTGGGTGATCGGCAACCGGCATCTGGGCTACCACACGAAGCTGAAGCGGCTGTTCGGCAACTGCGAACTGGTGGCGAGCGACCCGAAGTTCGTGGTGCTGAAGGCGGTCAAGCAGGGCTGA
- a CDS encoding SIS domain-containing protein — translation MSHVEDELSSQPECWERAAREAGPHRAALPVPGERVAVVGCGTSYFMAQAVAALREGAGQGETDAFAASEFPRGRSYDQVVALTRSGTTTEVLDLLTQLKGTARTTAITADPETPIRQAADGLVVLDFADERSVVQTRFATSALTLLRAHLGLHTPAAVTDARAALTAPLPEGLVERREFTFLGQGWTVGLANEAALKMREASLSWTEAYPAMEYRHGPISISGEDTATWTLGPAPEGLAEQVRATGALWIEGGLDPLAELIRVQRLAVAVAAARGLDPDRPRHLTRSVILTP, via the coding sequence ATGAGCCATGTCGAGGACGAGCTGAGCAGCCAGCCGGAGTGCTGGGAGCGGGCGGCGCGGGAGGCGGGCCCGCACCGGGCGGCCCTTCCGGTGCCGGGGGAGCGGGTCGCGGTCGTCGGCTGCGGGACCTCGTACTTCATGGCGCAGGCCGTGGCCGCGCTGCGCGAGGGCGCCGGGCAGGGCGAGACGGACGCGTTCGCCGCCTCGGAGTTCCCGCGCGGCCGGTCCTACGACCAGGTCGTCGCCCTCACCCGCTCCGGCACCACCACCGAAGTGCTCGACCTGCTGACCCAGTTGAAGGGCACGGCACGCACCACCGCGATCACCGCCGACCCGGAGACACCGATCCGGCAGGCCGCCGACGGCCTGGTGGTCCTCGACTTCGCCGACGAACGCTCCGTCGTGCAGACCCGGTTCGCCACCTCCGCCCTCACCCTGCTCCGCGCGCACCTGGGTCTGCACACCCCGGCCGCCGTCACCGACGCCCGCGCGGCCCTCACCGCCCCGCTGCCCGAAGGACTGGTGGAGCGGCGGGAGTTCACCTTCCTCGGCCAAGGCTGGACCGTGGGACTGGCCAACGAGGCGGCGCTGAAGATGCGCGAGGCGTCGCTGTCCTGGACCGAGGCGTACCCGGCGATGGAGTACCGGCACGGCCCGATCAGTATCAGCGGCGAGGACACCGCGACCTGGACGCTCGGCCCGGCCCCCGAGGGGCTCGCCGAACAGGTGCGCGCGACCGGCGCGTTGTGGATCGAGGGCGGTCTCGACCCGCTGGCCGAACTGATCCGCGTCCAGCGTCTCGCCGTGGCGGTCGCCGCCGCGCGGGGGCTCGACCCCGACCGGCCCCGCCACCTCACCCGCTCGGTGATCCTCACCCCCTGA